The DNA region taaACGTAAAacgaaagaaaaaaaaggtggcggagcagcagcggcggcggcggccaggatgACACGCCTCGGAGAAACAAAAGACGCGCGGGAATAAGAATTTTCATTAATGTGTTCTTTTGATGCAGTGTAGTACATacgctgatgatgatgtgcttgagctgttgtcgtcgccgctagtacgtaggtacgtagtggTATCCATGTTGTCGAAAGATCCAACCTGTTTGCGCCTCGCCATACGCCCTCTAATTAACATGCTttgggaggaggcggcgcttTGTGTGCGCCGGCCCATTAGTACTCGTCCACGCCCGCAACAGCCATCGTCTACTCCTGTCCGCCTCTaggccgtgccgccgccggcgctcccgctgccccccgtgccggccgtctcgctcctcgccgggctcgccgtcCCCTCCTTGACCTCtcgcatggccgccgccgccgccgccgccgccgagcccgccgtgGTCaatccgtcgccgccgcttcctccTGTGGTGTCGGCCTCCCactcgaggcgctcgcggacCATGTCGCGCTTGCACCACCAGACGGAGATGGCGCCCCAGAGGGCGCACCACAGGAACGGCACCGCCCAGCATACGCCGTacgcggccgtggcgggcaCCGGGTggatgacggcgatgacggtgaGCGGCacggccagcaccagcgcggGGATGGACCAGAAGAGCGACTGCACGTACAGCATCCGCCGGAAGCGTGGGCTCGCGCGGTACCGCGCCGCAAGGGCCTCGCGGTacggccggcccgcgccggcgttgacggccacgacgtcTTCGATGAAGTAGTACACGCCGGGGTGGACCTGTTTTTTTGTTTTCATCGACGTCAGCACATGCACGGTACGAAGTGACATGcttctctttttttcttctcgGTTCGACCTACCAactcgcccttggccgtcgagctgaTGCGAAACGGCGCGGGCCACGCCATGGCGTGGAAGAGGGtgatgagcagcagcgagcctCCGAGGCAATACAATatggcgggggcgggcatgCACAGGACGCGCAGCCAGACAATGTGCGgggcgctgccgacgacgaagagtgcggtgacggcggtgatggtcACGACGGAGACCCAGGTCAGCATGTCGAAGCACCAGCGGCTGTCAGTGCCGAGGGGGCGGTAGAAGCGCTCCTTCTTGATGAGGCGCAGGGTGCGGATGGCGAACTCGAGGTACGTGGGCCCGCCCCagatggtggtgacgacggcgaagatgaTCCAGCCCTCGACGTGGCCCGCGTAGTGCAGGCCGTAGTAGAGGGCGATGGGCAgggccgaggcgtcgacgaagacgaggaaggcgAAGATGAAgagccgccagcgccgccagccgtgGTGCCACGTGAAGGGGAGCtggggcagcagctgcggGTTGTCGTCGTAGTACTCCTCGAGcgtccgcccgcggcgctgccactcgcggcgcgtcgccgcccgcgagtcGTAGTaggcctcggccggcgggcgcagcGCGTACGAGAGGCTGCGCCGGGGCGCGTCGACGCTCATCCGCCCAAACGCGGGCAGCTGCTGgttggcgctgctgctgcccggggagatgggcgacgtcggggccgtggcgctaccggcgccgccgccgacgaccggACTCCTAGCACGGGGAGgaggcacgtcgtcggcggagcgGTGGGGGTAGTCGAGGCGGACcagccggggcgggcgcacgTCGCTGAAGCTCACGtcccgcgcgccggcgctgccgggCCCTGGCCTCGTGGagttgttggcggcggtgccatcgtcgtcagtcGCAGAGGCATTGGCGTCAACAGCAGCTCGGTCcgctgctccgccgccgccactgctgTTCGTCCGTGTGCCCAGGCCGTTGGCCAATGCCGGGTCGGACTGCACCTGCAGGCTCCCGCGGCGGACCTCGGGCATCGTCTGATCCGTGTGTTCTGTCCCCCcggggggcggaggaggaggaagaggaggaggggcaacTCTATGCGCGCGTGCTGCGAAAGGTCAATTCGAGTCGCGGCGTCGTGTGCGCGCCATCCATGCGTTGCGTGTCGACCGGAGAGGAGGGATTCGCcgttatcgtcgtcgccgcggtcgTTGGAGGATCTATCCGGTCGTTGGTAACCGTTTGTTGTGCTACCTTGTCTTGCGACTGTggcgaaaaaaaaaaaacaaggCAAGCCGGACGGATGCCGTGTCTCAACCAATCTCGACGGAAACCGTAGTCAAAACAAGGGATATACAGAAAAAGTCGTCGCTTCTGAGAGTTTCGCCGATGGTATTTTGTCGTTTATGGTGCAAGAATTTGGGAAGAGAAATCGAGAACAGGTCGTTCCGGAGCTGAAGCATCGGGGCACagtgcgcgccgcctgctgggGAGGCAAACAAGCCCGCGCGCCGACTTGCGTTTCCGGGCTGAGACCAGACCATGGAAAGATGACGTCCCTGCGCCGAGaccccccagcccagcaaGCCACACCCGGACGCTCCGGCGACGTCATCAATTCTTCACCcatttctttttttctttccttcAGCCTGAAGGCCAACAGTCACACAGACCAGACAGACACTTCCGCACGCATGCTCACATacgagcgccgcctctggcTCTCACTCCCCATCGCAGAGCACAGAATTCCGTGAACAGCAGTGCGTACCTCTGTAACATATTGACCAGTTGCAGTGGCCCCATGGAATAGTATGAATTAAAAAGTAATAAACGGGTTCGTCCGCGGAGACCAGGAGCGGTTCCACCCCGTGGCGTTCCGCGTCCCCCTTTCGCCCTCTCATTGTCTTTGGAGCTTATCATTCTCATCATCCCGCACCCTCgctcgcccgacgacggcatgggTGTTTCCAATGCcgccccgcctcggccggccggtccTTTCGGCGGGCGCCCACGACAGATCAAATTCAATCCAGGGACCCCCGGCGGCATCGCAAGTTGtcgctcgcacgcacgcgcgaTTCCTTCATTACCAGCAGCCCCGGGCCGCCGATGCGGCTTGGGACCTCGGCACCCCTTTCGTGAAGGAGGCCAAAGGCCGCATATATCACCCTTCAGCGATATATATACAGAGCCGCACGCGCGGTAGGGACAGACAGCCCATGTGTAGCCTCGCATCCCGGCAGGCCGGCCAGACGGGACGGCAAGGCcgagaggaggaggaagaagccgGAAGGAGCCCCCGCCTTCCCGCCCCAACAGCGTGGAAGGAGGCTTTACTTCAATGCTCGCCGGTTTCAAGTGAAGGCCGGCATGTCGCTGGCCTATCCCGACGCGACGATTAGTGACGCGAGACTCTGCTTgggcccttgtcgtcgtcccaaTGTCGCGTTGCTATTGTGTACGCTATACGTAGCTGGCTTGTATGTTGGCTTTGTCTTTACATCGGTTCGAATGCACCTGCGCTTCCGCGTACGTACCATCATAGATGCAGGGCACCctttcttgcccttgcccctGCATGTATGCCCACcggcgcgcgtgcgtgcgtcggTGCGTGcatgctcgctcgctcgctcgctcgcgggTGAGCGGAAACCccggggagcggcggcggcgagacaaCGTCCACCAAACAAAACCCTTGTTTTCTTTCATCTTTTTTtcgaggacggcatcgcggcaTTCAGCTCAAAGTCCGGGTTccctcccctgcctgccttgcccgcGTCCCATGCCGCCGGGCCCTGTCCCTCTCTGCCAGCCCCTTGGATATACTTGGAGAATGCATTCAAGGGTGCAGCGTTGCGCAAAGAAAAAAATATCCCCCTTGCTTTGGATTCGTATGCATGCACGTGGACTGCAGCAAAAGTACAGGCCATCTCGAACGATATAGTACTGCTAACGTTACAGCACTGCCAACACAGAAGGAGCCGGAatcccccgccgccgccgccgccgccgccgctctcttGAGCCacctttgtcgtcgttgcctgCACGTCAACAAGTCGTCTAGGAGGcgggatgccgacgccggcagGGCGGGAACGACGAAAAGGAGCTG from Purpureocillium takamizusanense chromosome 3, complete sequence includes:
- a CDS encoding uncharacterized protein (TransMembrane:4 (i198-218o230-249i270-293o299-325i)~COG:O~EggNog:ENOG50KOG1836); this encodes MPEVRRGSLQVQSDPALANGLGTRTNSSGGGGAADRAAVDANASATDDDGTAANNSTRPGPGSAGARDVSFSDVRPPRLVRLDYPHRSADDVPPPRARSPVVGGGAGSATAPTSPISPGSSSANQQLPAFGRMSVDAPRRSLSYALRPPAEAYYDSRAATRREWQRRGRTLEEYYDDNPQLLPQLPFTWHHGWRRWRLFIFAFLVFVDASALPIALYYGLHYAGHVEGWIIFAVVTTIWGGPTYLEFAIRTLRLIKKERFYRPLGTDSRWCFDMLTWVSVVTITAVTALFVVGSAPHIVWLRVLCMPAPAILYCLGGSLLLITLFHAMAWPAPFRISSTAKGELVGRTEKKKREACHFVPCMC
- a CDS encoding uncharacterized protein (TransMembrane:6 (i198-218o230-249i270-293o299-325i390-410o416-440i)~EggNog:ENOG503P332), which codes for MPEVRRGSLQVQSDPALANGLGTRTNSSGGGGAADRAAVDANASATDDDGTAANNSTRPGPGSAGARDVSFSDVRPPRLVRLDYPHRSADDVPPPRARSPVVGGGAGSATAPTSPISPGSSSANQQLPAFGRMSVDAPRRSLSYALRPPAEAYYDSRAATRREWQRRGRTLEEYYDDNPQLLPQLPFTWHHGWRRWRLFIFAFLVFVDASALPIALYYGLHYAGHVEGWIIFAVVTTIWGGPTYLEFAIRTLRLIKKERFYRPLGTDSRWCFDMLTWVSVVTITAVTALFVVGSAPHIVWLRVLCMPAPAILYCLGGSLLLITLFHAMAWPAPFRISSTAKGELVHPGVYYFIEDVVAVNAGAGRPYREALAARYRASPRFRRMLYVQSLFWSIPALVLAVPLTVIAVIHPVPATAAYGVCWAVPFLWCALWGAISVWWCKRDMVRERLEWEADTTGGSGGDGLTTAGSAAAAAAAAMREVKEGTASPARSETAGTGGSGSAGGGTA